ACCTCCTCTTTAGGTATTTATGTCATCTAAAACCAGAGaaattttgcagctgaaatacagtgaCTCTCTCTGCCCTAGAGCTCCCACCATATGACACCAGACTATTATGAGACATGAAAGCAAATGCTAAGCCTGCTTTTGAAGAGGTTGGTATTTTCTCCCGTACGATCTTTTCAGCAGAGAGCATTTCAGTGCCCCCCTTCCCCACACCCTTAGTAATTTGCTTTTTTGGTCAGTGTTGCTGCAGAGGGAGGGTAAGTGCAGATCTTGATTTAGGAGTCCAGGAGCTGGGAGATATGCAGGCTGAGACAGACtaaaaaagcagagaggaaggaaggctGAGAATGCGTTCTGAAGACCGAGAGCTAATAATTCCACATGGCTATCAATTTCTTTATATCTTTAAACAAATTCCTACAGTGACATTGCAATGTGATTTATACGCAGTCTGAAAGGAACGTTAGACACTGTACACAAGGCCCTGAAAAACATACAGCGAGGCAGGGAAGTCTGCTGCTAAACGGGAATAAACATTTCCCACACAAAATCTGAAAaggccaaaaaaattaaaaaaaaaaatcaccctgttGCTTTGGCTTTGTCCCCCACTTTTATAGCTGTGGTTTTGTATTGGAGGCAGATCAGAAACAAACCTAATTAAGAGAGCACTTAAACATATCTTCCCTTTCAAACAGACACTTATGGATTGGTGTATATATTTGAAGTCAAACATGCTTGCTTGAATTAGAATTTAAGAACAGGATTTTCACAAGTGCCTTGCTGCGTACGGGACTAAATTTTCATTCCAGAAATGGATACAGCTAAATCACTCTGGGTTACAGCAGTAAGGGCTCTCCCCTCTTCTACACTTGAACTAAGACCTTGTGAGCAGGTCTGCATGGCTGTTCATCGTCTTCCTCGAGTCAGCCTCCAACAGGCAGAAACTCTGGTTTGGCTGCTGAACGTATGCAAGATGAAAAATGAGCCAACAAGGGGGAAATAAAGATCTTAAGAACTACCCTGTATGTCCCCTGCCCAAGAGAGGGGGCTGGGTAAAAATGAACTAGGGCTGCTCGTCGTCCAACCTGtcatttaaaagtacattttagtgatttttctctttctcgaTGCCTATTCTTGTTGCTGCTCTGACTGTTCCGGGAGGCAGAGAAAGAGTCGCAGCTTGGCCTTCACCCTAACTTTCTTAAGGACTGTCCTCTTACTGAACGCAAGACTTCATGATTGGCAAATGTGACAAAATTGCACAGGTGAGCCTGATGCCTGGCTGGTGTGGAAAAATACTGATGATGGGATGAGACAGCACCGGTTATGGAAATGCATTCCAGTCACTTGATATTCACAAGCTGctcttttaattctatttaaaaatgcagcGTGGGATCTGAGGTCTGTCGAGGGAGGACATTTAGAATGAAGCACACAATGAGTTTGGGAGGACGGCTCCTTCCCCCGCACCCCGGTTTGGCCTGTTTCTGAGACGCTGCCCAGAGACTCCTTTACGTTACTTGACTCGGTACCACTTCATTGCACCTAGATAATCTGTTCTGGGCCAGTAGCAAGTGCAAGAGTATAAGATGTCCTGGATCTCAGCTGCCCCGTAAATATGCGAGACTGTCCAAACACTCAGACTATTTGGAGCGAGGAGCCTGTCCACGCATTTTGGttgtttcctccctttccccGTGATGAATGGAGCCTGGCGTGGAAACGAGGATGGGGCAGCAGACCTACCACCACTGTAAATCCGTGCAGCTTAACCAGTTGCAGTTACCCTAAATAGATCTGAAGAGATTTCAGCCAGCTGAAGAGCTGGCCTGGGCAGTTGTTCTTTAAGAAGTTAGCCTGTTTCTACTATTTACCATCATCAGAGTCAGTCGGATTCCCCATTTGTGACATCAGTGCAAAGCTCCCAACCGCCAAGCAGGGGACGTGGAAAAAGCGGCCGGGGTCTCCGCTAAGTTTTCTCTGCAATGTTTCCCTCCAAGGCTGGAGGCAAAACATAATGGCTACTTGGCAGTGCCTCCACCAAGCATTTCCCAGCACTGTCAGGCACAGTGGGAGCCAGGACAATTTCAAGCAGCCTTTAACCTTCTCTACTTTGCACCAGGAAAGTGGGCTAaggcagaacagcagcaacagcatatCACCACCTTAACGGTAGACCCCACCAGAAAGTGCTTCTCTGGTGATGCTGGCAGGTAAGAACAGGACACCTCAGACGGGATGTCAGGAGCAGCAAGAACACACGCACGCTACCAGCATATGCACTGAAATCCCAGCATCTCTGAAATCCCTGAAATCCCTGAAATAGCCCCCCGCAGTAAGAAAGCTGAACAGAAGCAATACCCCACCAGCAAGCATTTAAAACAGCATCCTGGTAATTTAAACACAATAAACTGTCTCTGTTATCTCAACGTGCATTTAACCTCTCTCTAACCAATGGATGAATTGCCATGACATCAGCCTGTCTTCTGAcatcctccctctttccctggtTCACAGAGCCGCGCTTGCCTGCATGCATGATCCAGTTTCCACATACCTGGTGTTTCTTATCCGCCGTGGGAGACGATCTGGAACGTATATGCACAGGGACTCTCTGATTGTCGTACCTATCGAGCAAGTCTTCCACAGACACCGATTTCCCAGATTTCCTGGCAGTGGAGGTTGTTTCAAAGACCTGCTCCTGCTTCACGTAGCGAGGCTGGCCCTGCATGCTCAGAGGGTCTGTCTGCGTGCCTTTGGTGAGCTCTGTTTTGGCTCTGTAATCCCGGCACCTCTCTGTTTTCGGTTGGCTTGTGACCGAGCTGTCCTGGTGCCCTTTCTTCTCATCTCCACTCATGTCAAAGCAGCCCATCAGCCCAGGAGGAAGGGTAGAAGATATCCGCCCTGTCCTGGATATCCGCTCTATGGACTCTCTCCGGCGGTAAAGGTTCTGGTCTTGGAGGGAATTCATGCTGGAGGCGGAGGAAAGGCTCTGGCTGTCTGGGCCACCTGCCTGTAGGTAGGAGCTGTGGGAGCGCTCCCTCAGCAGTCCGACATCTTGCGAGGATGGCCGTCTCCCTGTTTTGCGCTCGATGTAGTCGGCGAGGGCATTCTGCTGGAGTTGCTTGAGCTCTGGCTTGGAGAGGCTCGCTGTGGAAGAAGCTTTGCCATCCCTTTCGAAGATCTTACGCCGGTCAGCCACCGTATTCTCCGGGAAGACAAAATGGATGCCTTTCTTCTGGAAGGAGAATGGTGATTGCTCCCCATCAGAGATGCCCACCTCGTTGATCTTCTCCGGCTCCGAGTAAGACCGCTTCTTCTGCTCTGCTGTCAGCCGCTTTCGGCCGCCAACGCGCAAGATGTGCTGTGTCTTGGCGTAGTCCAGGGCGGAGAGGCTGCCTTCTGTCGGTGTGACGCTGTGCCTCTCCTTCGGGGTGTGGGGAGACGCTGCCGTGCTCCTCATGCCCACGTGGGCCGAGGCAGGCCTCTGGGACGTCCTCTTGGGTGCACTCCCGAATGGGGGGCTGATGCGACGGAAGGAGGTGGCCCTCAGCACCCTGGACTGAGCATCTTTAATGCTGTTCCTGTAGGCCCTGTTAAATGGTGTATCCAGCTGCGACCCGTGGGCATCCTGGACGTTATCCTTCCAGAGGATCTCCTTCTCGGGCTCACCTCCCAGCTGGAACGTGCTTTTACTCCTCAGTAGCTGAGCCGCCCTTATTTGCACCTCATTTTCAGGACACAGGCTGTAGTATTCACTGGGTCTTGCCTGCTTCGCCGAAGCCGCCATCTGCAGCTCTATGGGGCGCCAGTCAGCCTCTTCCAGCTTCCCATTCCTGATGGAGGGGCTGGAGACCCTGCCCGGCTCACTGGGCAGCTGGCTGGGCTCGCGGAGCTTGCTCCGCATGTCCTCCAGGCTGTGCGGATAGCACCTTGCGCTGGAGGGCTGGCTCGTCCTGCTTGGCCCGTAGTGCTGGCCAAAGCTGGTAATGCCAGCACTCTGGGGCTGGTGAGTGCTGTGCTCTTGCCGCTCAAACTTGCTGACCTTCTCCAGCACTGAGCAGCGGGGCTTGCCAGCATCTGGTTTGCCATACGGAAAGCTTTGGGTGCTGCTAGAGCTGAGCCGGCTCCTCCCGAAGTCAGAGGTCTTTGGGTGCTGCGGAGAAGGGGGCTCTTCGCACTTTGGCTCGGCAGCATGGAGCGGAGTCACGCTTgtgccctcctcctgccttgcaAAGGCCTGTGGGTCCACATCACTCCACTGTTTGTGCCCCTGTCCCTTGTGATCCTTCTCCTCTTTACTGCTGCTGTTCAAGGACAGTTTGGTGTTGGCATAACCCTCGCGTGGTTGCATCTCTTTTAGCTCGGAGCTGCTTTGCCTTCTGGAGCTCTCTGAGATGTTCTGCAAGGAGGAGAAGCCGTACTGCTTGGCCTTGCTGTGACCCCACTGGTGGTGAGCAGCAGCGTTTCTCTCGTTTATCTGTGCGTTGCCATTTTTGTCCTCCTGAGATTCAGCCGTGCAGTTCTCTTTGGGCtggtaatgtttttttctctcactggCATCCCTCGGCTGGGGCTGTGGGGCTTGAAAACTGTGTTTGGAGGCCTGTGCAGTATTTGCGGTCTCTTGGTTGCCGTGTGTTACCTTGTAAGGGGGTAACAATTCCTCCTTTCTTGACGTGGTCAGGCAGACTTCTGGGCCTGCCGTGCTAGGAGGTTTTTGCTGGAGAAGTTTTGCTGCAACATCGTGCTTTCTCTCAGCTGCTGGGGGCTGGTAGAAGATGGTTGATCTGTTTGTAGTGCTTTGGTTTCCATTCTCATCAAAGCCCAGGGTGCTGCTGACTACAGCCCTGTCGTAAGAGACTGGAAGAGGTGGAGAGTACCCACTTTCTTTGGCCAGAGCTGGATAAAGCATCCCATTATTGCTTGCAGAAGGCTGGGGCACCTGGGCGTAGTGTGGCTCTGGGGAAGGTACTGGGTAGACACCAGTAGGCAGCAGGGGTTGCCCCGGCTGGGCTGGCTGAGCATAGCTCTGCTTGGGCTTCACAGTGGGGCTGCTCTCTGGGCTCTTCTCCACCACGGTGTGCAGATGCCCTTCTCCAAAGGGGGTTTTCAGCAGTGGTCCCTGGGATAGGGTGCTGACAAGCGGAGGCCAGGCCCCTTTCAGCTGGGTTCGACCATGCTTGTTCAGATCAAGGCCAGTGCATGAGCTGGGCCTCTCATGATGCCTGATGGCTGCGTAGCTGTCGCTGCGAGTGGGAGGCAAGGGAGGTCCCTTGAGGGGCTGGCTTTTGCCGTCTGAGGAGCCCTGGCCCGGCTGGGCCCAGGAGGGAGCTGCATTGTGCTGGTTGAAGCCATGGAGCCTGCCATGGACGCGACCGTCCAGCGAGGCCCGGGCCTCGCAGCTTGGAAGCAAGGCGGAGGACTTCACCTCATACTCCTCGGAGATCCCTCGCTGGGCATCGTAGACTGTCTTGACGTACCTGATGTCAGCTTGTTTCATCCCCTCTTGCAGGCCGCCTCGGGACTGCATGCTGTCCGTGGAGCAGGAGTGCTCCTTGCTGAATGGAGGAGCAGGATACTCAGGGATGCTAGAGTTGGTGGAGAAGGAGCTGTAGGCAGAGTCTCTCTTGCTGTGGAGGTGGGAAAGCTGGTCGATGCTGTTGGTGGATTTGGCCGGGGACAGATGACAAGGGTGGTAGCCAGGGGAAGAGTGGTCCAAGCTCTCCATGCTGCCCCGGGAACTGTACTGGTCAGGACTTCTCCTCAGATAGCCATGCTCATAGCCAGAGAGATCGCTGGTtgaggagctggggaagagcgAGAGAAGAGTAAAAACccactgtcagcagaggagaGGCACAACTTGTAAGTGAGCTCAGAAGCAAGATGTTTAGTTTTGAGAAGTGCAGATGAAAACCCATATTTGGGCCTTACTCCATCCCCTGTTTGCAGTCATCCCAGTTCACAAAGAAGAACTGCTTGACATTGCAACACATGGCTCTTATTTACCACAgaagggtgggagggaagtgCAGACAGACAGTGCATCTCTGGAGCCAGGGAGGATCAACCCCACCCATCAAACCTATCCAAAGCACTTCGAAAGCTGAATGAGTGCCGACGCCaccgaggaggaggagaggagcacgAGAGGCATTCTGGGGGGAAtctaatctctttctttttttcccatttcatttctttttatggaGATGAAGGCTATGCCCTGGCAGGCTTCCTGGAAATTCAGCTGTCACAAGGATAGTGTTTGTTTGCCGCGAGAAAACTAAACTGACAAGACAGAGAAGAGATGCATGTGTTTGTGCAGGGAGGCAAGTGGGGGTGCAACAACAGAAACAGTTTGAGGATGCCCCAGGAAGTCTTCACAGCCGCCTCCTCATGTAGCTCAGCAGGTGCAGGTACACCTTGGCACCTGCTCTGAGATACACGTGTGTCAAAAGAGGACTTGTGGCCACCAGAGATGTGTTCAAAAAGAAGGCTATTCAGAGATCTTTCTGTCAGTGGGAAGGAAGCTCCTTGTGCCGGCCACAGTTCTTTTTACACCTCACATGGGGATATCACAAATTTATGTGGAGCTTCCCCCAGCTAATCTCTCCTCCCAGACTCAAGCAAATGCACTGAGGATTGGGGAGTGTAGCCCTAGGATTtcactttccttccctctgttcCCAGTTCCCCTCCCTTAGATATCGCTTTCTCTAGTTCCCTGTGCAGCTACATGCGCTGTCCTGGCAGAGCCACAGGAAAGCACCAGGAAAGGAAAGACTGCTGTCCCACATGAAGGGCGGCAAGGCAAGGCTCAGAGCTGGAAGCAGGAACGGAGAGGAGCCCGGGTTTGCCAGGGTGCAAGCTGCAGCCTCGACTGGCACAGGGAAAGGCAAGTTCCATTTCTGCGTGCTTTGCTCCACTGGGATAACAAAACCAAACTTGCTCCACGCAGCAGGGGAGCTGGGGATGCACAGCAACCCTGGGAAtcaaggaggcagcaggtgccagCCCTCTCCCTAACAAGGGTCTGCTGAAGAGCCTTGCTCCAGATCATATCCCAGCCGCAGTCACTTCCACCCTGCTGGATTAACACCCACAAGCCCAAAGGACAGATAGGGGGAGAAGGCTGCTAAGGATgaggaaaggcagaaggaagccTGCCTGCgaggggaaaaagcagcagctctgcagagagatgcagaggaacacagagacaggcagaaagAGATATGGTAAATCTCAGGATAAAGCTGGTTTACTCATTTAAATGCACCACtctgttttagtttaaaataaatatctccCTGGCAATACCCAGGGCAGCCCTGACCAGCTGGCCACTAGATGTTCCCCGTGCTCCTCTTCAAGCGCTCAGGAGACAGAGCTGTGCTGCCAAAGGCTCTGCCAGGAGCTGTGGCTGGGAAGCAAAGCCCCTCGGTGGGAAATGAATATGCTACAACATCATCTGTGCTGAAGGCCAGAGACGAACATACATGTTTTCTGCAACCATCTCctcactttttttaatgttgttttttttcctctcctctgccaaGGCTCAGTCTCGCCTGTAGAAGAAATGATGTTTAAA
This region of Aptenodytes patagonicus chromosome 4, bAptPat1.pri.cur, whole genome shotgun sequence genomic DNA includes:
- the SHROOM3 gene encoding protein Shroom3 isoform X2, with product MMQISQGTLGTPWHQSYHSSSSTSDLSGYEHGYLRRSPDQYSSRGSMESLDHSSPGYHPCHLSPAKSTNSIDQLSHLHSKRDSAYSSFSTNSSIPEYPAPPFSKEHSCSTDSMQSRGGLQEGMKQADIRYVKTVYDAQRGISEEYEVKSSALLPSCEARASLDGRVHGRLHGFNQHNAAPSWAQPGQGSSDGKSQPLKGPPLPPTRSDSYAAIRHHERPSSCTGLDLNKHGRTQLKGAWPPLVSTLSQGPLLKTPFGEGHLHTVVEKSPESSPTVKPKQSYAQPAQPGQPLLPTGVYPVPSPEPHYAQVPQPSASNNGMLYPALAKESGYSPPLPVSYDRAVVSSTLGFDENGNQSTTNRSTIFYQPPAAERKHDVAAKLLQQKPPSTAGPEVCLTTSRKEELLPPYKVTHGNQETANTAQASKHSFQAPQPQPRDASERKKHYQPKENCTAESQEDKNGNAQINERNAAAHHQWGHSKAKQYGFSSLQNISESSRRQSSSELKEMQPREGYANTKLSLNSSSKEEKDHKGQGHKQWSDVDPQAFARQEEGTSVTPLHAAEPKCEEPPSPQHPKTSDFGRSRLSSSSTQSFPYGKPDAGKPRCSVLEKVSKFERQEHSTHQPQSAGITSFGQHYGPSRTSQPSSARCYPHSLEDMRSKLREPSQLPSEPGRVSSPSIRNGKLEEADWRPIELQMAASAKQARPSEYYSLCPENEVQIRAAQLLRSKSTFQLGGEPEKEILWKDNVQDAHGSQLDTPFNRAYRNSIKDAQSRVLRATSFRRISPPFGSAPKRTSQRPASAHVGMRSTAASPHTPKERHSVTPTEGSLSALDYAKTQHILRVGGRKRLTAEQKKRSYSEPEKINEVGISDGEQSPFSFQKKGIHFVFPENTVADRRKIFERDGKASSTASLSKPELKQLQQNALADYIERKTGRRPSSQDVGLLRERSHSSYLQAGGPDSQSLSSASSMNSLQDQNLYRRRESIERISRTGRISSTLPPGLMGCFDMSGDEKKGHQDSSVTSQPKTERCRDYRAKTELTKGTQTDPLSMQGQPRYVKQEQVFETTSTARKSGKSVSVEDLLDRYDNQRVPVHIRSRSSPTADKKHQDLLRRESSEFGPMVRDPFYVVSAGARSFSKKERSHSEKMAFTGYYPHRHHSSEVVTGSATLTENHKLSELSRPDSRTSAFAPPPTEARSHYPEQKQGFKPLFLNLTPSGSGQSSPNTPTQAPSDFQSAGDGQALRQHHAKRDAVPPEGNGNIEAQSLDAVQDRSPETLTEEMMWRRKAGLLHRSLPPKVVWAHSFKDNSYPRAMVSPPAAGPKFSQRWQSLPTQSSTSSDPETPSPPGTTHLRISESGLQLTPPPLLQDDEDDEVFVMPSQPGGVAPPFSPSLPSRPLPELSSCTSANGTEEFPPPPPPAVLEGNGAAGDKSTRLTEEAKVSSFKSFPKALAEREITGLGTSISENNWPLSPSASKRTSSPPAVDKQHQLPASSEGPASSEGSQSADRQPITQPEGNHREPTVITGESENGNLDSGTFSAAPPVKTKKKTPEDIKSEALAKEIVHKDKSLADILDPDSKMKTTMDLMEGLFPSGTSLLKENNMKRKMTQKTASRTVVEDDTREEKEAPVTLVTCPAYYNVSAPKAELLNKIKDLPEVGEEEELLDINEKKAELIGSLTHKLEILKEAKEGLLADIKMNNALGEEVELLISKLCKPNEFEKYKMFIGDLDKVVNLLLSLSGRLARVENVLSSLGENANSEERSSLNEKRKLLAGQHEDARELKENLDRRERVVLEILGNYLSEEQLQDYQHFVRMKSALLIEQRELDDKIKLGQEQLKCLMESLPTDFMPRDATAAAALAAALATSAGVNGKTPPAVSSSL
- the SHROOM3 gene encoding protein Shroom3 isoform X1, which gives rise to MMQISQGTLGTPWHQSYHSSSSTSDLSGYEHGYLRRSPDQYSSRGSMESLDHSSPGYHPCHLSPAKSTNSIDQLSHLHSKRDSAYSSFSTNSSIPEYPAPPFSKEHSCSTDSMQSRGGLQEGMKQADIRYVKTVYDAQRGISEEYEVKSSALLPSCEARASLDGRVHGRLHGFNQHNAAPSWAQPGQGSSDGKSQPLKGPPLPPTRSDSYAAIRHHERPSSCTGLDLNKHGRTQLKGAWPPLVSTLSQGPLLKTPFGEGHLHTVVEKSPESSPTVKPKQSYAQPAQPGQPLLPTGVYPVPSPEPHYAQVPQPSASNNGMLYPALAKESGYSPPLPVSYDRAVVSSTLGFDENGNQSTTNRSTIFYQPPAAERKHDVAAKLLQQKPPSTAGPEVCLTTSRKEELLPPYKVTHGNQETANTAQASKHSFQAPQPQPRDASERKKHYQPKENCTAESQEDKNGNAQINERNAAAHHQWGHSKAKQYGFSSLQNISESSRRQSSSELKEMQPREGYANTKLSLNSSSKEEKDHKGQGHKQWSDVDPQAFARQEEGTSVTPLHAAEPKCEEPPSPQHPKTSDFGRSRLSSSSTQSFPYGKPDAGKPRCSVLEKVSKFERQEHSTHQPQSAGITSFGQHYGPSRTSQPSSARCYPHSLEDMRSKLREPSQLPSEPGRVSSPSIRNGKLEEADWRPIELQMAASAKQARPSEYYSLCPENEVQIRAAQLLRSKSTFQLGGEPEKEILWKDNVQDAHGSQLDTPFNRAYRNSIKDAQSRVLRATSFRRISPPFGSAPKRTSQRPASAHVGMRSTAASPHTPKERHSVTPTEGSLSALDYAKTQHILRVGGRKRLTAEQKKRSYSEPEKINEVGISDGEQSPFSFQKKGIHFVFPENTVADRRKIFERDGKASSTASLSKPELKQLQQNALADYIERKTGRRPSSQDVGLLRERSHSSYLQAGGPDSQSLSSASSMNSLQDQNLYRRRESIERISRTGRISSTLPPGLMGCFDMSGDEKKGHQDSSVTSQPKTERCRDYRAKTELTKGTQTDPLSMQGQPRYVKQEQVFETTSTARKSGKSVSVEDLLDRYDNQRVPVHIRSRSSPTADKKHQDLLRRESSEFGPMVRDPFYVVSAGARSFSKKERSHSEKMAFTGYYPHRHHSSEVVTGSATLTENHKLSELSRPDSRTSAFAPPPTEARSHYPEQKQGFKPLFLNLTPSGSGQSSPNTPTQAPSDFQSAGDGQALRQHHAKRDAVPPEGNGNIEAQSLDAVQDRSPETLTEEMMWRRKAGLLHRSLPPKVVWAHSFKDNSYPRAMVSPPAAGPKFSQRWQSLPTQSSTSSDPETPSPPGTTHLRISESGLQLTPPPLLQDDEDDEVFVMPSQPGGVAPPFSPSLPSRPLPELSSCTSANGTEEFPPPPPPAVLEGNGAAGDKSTRLTEEAKVSFKSFPKALAEREITGLGTSISENNWPLSPSASKRTSSPPAVDKQHQLPASSEGPASSEGSQSADRQPITQPEGNHREPTVITGESENGNLDSGTFSAAPPVKTKKKTPEDIKSEALAKEIVHKDKSLADILDPDSKMKTTMDLMEGLFPSGTSLLKENNMKRKMTQKTASRTVVEDDTREEKEAPVTLVTCPAYYNVSAPKAELLNKIKDLPEVGEEEELLDINEKKAELIGSLTHKLEILKEAKEGLLADIKMNNALGEEVELLISKLCKPNEFEKYKMFIGDLDKVVNLLLSLSGRLARVENVLSSLGENANSEERSSLNEKRKLLAGQHEDARELKENLDRRERVVLEILGNYLSEEQLQDYQHFVRMKSALLIEQRELDDKIKLGQEQLKCLMESLPTDFMPRDATAAAALAAALATSAGVNGKTPPAVSSSL